The DNA window GGACACGGGTCATCAAATCGCGGATTTCGTGCAGATCGTCATCGCTGGCGTCGCGTCGATTCAACAAGCGCCGCAATTGTTTACGCTGTGAGTGGTCGGCGGCCTGCCAGGTCTCGGCGAGCAGGGCGGTAGGGCGTCGAGTGCGGAGATCGTCGAGGTTCGCCTTACCGGTCCGGGCCGGATCGCCGAACAGGCCGAGCAGGTCATCGCGCAGTTGAAACGCTTCACCCAGCGGTAATCCATACGCGGAGAACGCCTTCAGCAGCCGGGGGTGAGCGCCGGCCAGTGCGCCGCCGATGAGCAAGGGCTGCTCGACGGTGTACTTCGCGGTCTTGTATCGCACCACCTTCAACGACTCGGCGATGTCCGGTGCCGCACCGGTGCAAAGGATTTCCAGGCACTCCCCCGCGATCAATTCCCGAGCCAGCGACGCCCACAGCGGCCGCGCCCGCGACAGGTACGCCGAGGGCAGGCCGCTGGCGACGAAAAGCTGTCCGCCCAATGCCATCAACATATCCCCGACCAGCATCGCGAGCGCCCGGGCGGACGATTTGGAGCTCGGCCGATCCCGCAGCGCTTCCCGCAGCGTGACGTGCGCGGTGGGCAGACCGTGCCGCAGCGGACTGTCATCGATTATGTCGTCGTGCACACTCGCCGCCGCGTGCACCAATTCCATTGCCGCCGCTGCCCGCACGAGTGCGTCACTATCCGGTTGTCCGGCCGCCCGCCAACCCCAGTAGCAGAACGCCGCTCGCATCCGTTTGCCGTGCGTGGTCGCCACCACGATCTGATCGGCTACCGGCCGCAGTTGCGGGTCGATGGCCAGGAACTGGTCGCTCTCCTGCCCGACGAACTGTTCCAGCGCGGCATCGACGCGAGCCTTGAAGGCGCCCGGATCGTAGCGATCAGACATCGCCGGAAGCGCCACGTCGCGCCACGACCTGCCGGGCGAGGATTTCCAGATGCGCTTCGGGCACAGTGGCATACCGGTCCAGCGCAAGCCGTCCGCGCGCCTTCAGATCCGTCTCTACCTCACCCGCCAGCCCCGCCAGGTCCGACCGCCGCAATAGCCCCCGAAGCCGGTCCACCGCAGGCCCGACCCGGCTCAGTGCCAGATCCGCGAGTCCGGCCGCGAGCAGTACGGCGTCCTCTCCGCGGCCACCGGGGTGATTCGAATTCTGCGACATGCGATCACACTCCATCCATACGTTCGGCGCCGGGCACTCGTGCAGTTCCGACCGGCTGGAATCGGCCTGACCCGCCCAGTGTGGCAGCAAGCCCACCTGGACACGCCGAGAACCTGCTGGAGGCTATGGCATCTGAACGATCTCGGAGTGCACCAGGGACGGCCGACCGGTTCCGTTGATGATCACAGACGAGACCCATTGGCGCAGAGTGGCGTTCGATGTTCCAGGCATCGATTGAACAACGATGTGATAATCCCACCGGGGCCGGGGATACGATCCCATCCGATACGGAAGACCCATCCCTGGGATTCTCTGGAGGGGTTGACCTTTCGGCGCATCCAGTCGGCAGCAGCGTGGCCGGTCCGAACAGCGCGCAACGCGGTAACGCAGGATGTTGTGTACTACAACGATTCTCGTGCTTTCATGGCCAAGTCGGCGACGCCGCGATTCGCTCGGGAGAATTCCGCCCGTTCCCGAAGAGTCTACGCGAATGGGCATCTGCGTACATTGACGGACAGGGCTTCTCCGCCTGGCCTAGCATGTCCGGATGCAGAACGGGGACGGTCCCGACAGCGGGCAGTTCGGTCTTCTCGACCTCAGCGTCGACCTTTCGGTGCCGGAGGTGTATTCCGGCACCGATTTCACTCTCTACCTCCACGTCAAGAACCCCTTTCCGTCCCGGATCTGGATCCGCTCGGTCGAACTGAGCCTTCCGACGCAACTGAAATGGCGTCCGTCGGCGAAGTTCAATGAGACGGTTGCCACCAGGAAGCGCTGGTGGCGATCGGCCATAGCGGCCCGGCGGCAGATCCGATCGATCAAGGAGCGCATTAATCACCTGTCGGCCGAACTTGGCGCTCTCAATCCTGATCAGCACGCGAGAGAAGCCGAGATCAGGAGTGAGCTGCAGGCGCTAGACGCCATCCTGCGGAGGTCGCAGCTCGAAGTCGGGTCGGTCATCGAAGCCGGCGGAGACGCCTCCATTTACATCGAGAACGCGCAGACCTCGGGAAACGTGATCCTCGCCGCCGAGGGCCAGGGGCGCATCCATATCGAGAGACTCAACGCTGGGAGCGTGGGGCCGGAGCGTGTCCCGCTGCAGGGGTCGTTGCCGAAGGGAGCCTCGCTCGAACCCGGGTGCACGGATGTATGGACGATCAGGCTCGGCAGCGCCAGGAGCCCGTTCTTCATTCCGGCTCAGTACAAGCTGCAGATGACGGTTATCTACAGCACAACTCCGCCGAAGCCCGAGCAGGTCGGAAGAGACGGGCGCCAGGAGGGCATGGAGGCCGTTTCCGAGCAACTCTATTCGAACACCACGGCCTCCACTGTGCAGGTGAAGGCCGCGTTGTGGGCCGTCATCACAGGTGGGGTGATCGGCGGGATCATCGGGTCGGCTGGGAGGTCCCTGCAGGACGCCAAATCCTTCGACGTCCTTTTCGGGGCGAGAGGCGGGGCGTCGATGGGGGCGCTGGTGCTCGCCGTCATCTTGAGCGGAGCCGCCATCGTGTTCGCCGCGCGGAAGTCGGACGCGCAGGCATTCATCTCGGTGGAGGATTTCTGGGGTGGACTGCTCGTCGGCTTTCTGATCGGCTATTCGGGGACGGCGGCCTTCAGCAATATCACGGGTGTTCCCACCTGAGAGGTGGTGGCGAGGCCGTTGAGGACCCGATGACAACACCGTCAAGCGGGTCTGTGCGAAGTCAGGCCGCGACTGACCGGATAGCTTCGACGACCGCGGCCAAGGCCATCAGCCGGGAAGCGGAGTGAGCGGGCATGGTGGTTCATTGGCCGTAGGAGTAACGGAGATCGGCGAAGAGTATTTGATTGAGGCGGCGGCGGAGGTGCCCGGTCTTACTCGGATCCGGTTCGTCCTGCGCGAGCAGAGTGAACCTCAGCGATGTGCCCCCACTCCCGTCGGCGGTCAGGTCCAAGCGCACCTGAACGTCGGGAATGCTGGGCCACAATGAGGACCACACGACTGTCGCGGGTTCGTCGGCACTCGAGATCGTGGGTTCGACTTCGTCGGGGAGCAAGTTGAGCCAGGGGCGAGTCCGGGGCTGTCGGGGTTGCGCCAATGATTTCCAGACCGTGCGTGGGGGCGCGGGCAAATTCCGTGCTCTCGAACCGATCTCGATCATTCCAGCAGCGTATGCCTTGCCGGATGGTGCGATTGCCCGAAAGACGTGTCATGGACAGGCGCTACATGGCGGAGCGCTGCGGATGTGTCGCGCGGTTCACCGCGCATCCTCACTTGGCGTCCGCGTAGCACTCCACCACCGCAGTCGTGAAAGGGAACCGCACCGGTGTCAGCCCGAAGGCGATCCGGCCGGCGGTCTCTGCCGCGGTTGCGATCGCTTCGGCGACCGTTGCGGCCTCCTCCGCCGGGCAATGCACGATGACCTCGTCGTGCTGAAAGAAGACCAGTTCGGCGCGCAGCCCCGCGCGGGTCATCGCATGACGCAGGCCCGCCAACACCAGAAGCGTCCAGTCGGCGGCGCTACCCTGCACGACGAAGTTTCGTGTAAAGCGGCCACGAGCACGCGCCGCGGGGGTGTTGCCATACCCGTCGGAATACTGCTGCTCCTGGTCGGATGATGCGGCGGGCGGCGAACAGGTGCGGCCGAACCAAGTGCGCACCAGGCGGCCCTGCTCACCAGCACTGGCCGCATCGTCGACATACGCCACCGCGGCCGGATAACGGCGACGAAGTTCGGCCATGTGGGTGAGGGCATCCCCGGAGGTCTGGCCGTAAATGGCGCCCAATAGTGCGACTTTGGCCTGTGCGCGATCGCCACCGAAGGCGCGGACCGCCAGATCCGCGTACAGATCTTCGCCGCGCCCGGCCACCTCCATCAGCCCCGGATCGCGGGAGATCGCAGCAAGCACGCGTGGCTCCATCTGGTCGGCGTCGGCGACCACCAGGCGCCATCCCGGGTCCGCTCGTATCGCTTGACGGATCACCTTGGGGATCTGCAGGGCACCGCCGCCGTTGGTGGTCCAGCGGCCGGTAACCGTGCCGCCCGGCAGGTATTCGGGACGAAAGCGGCCCTCGTGTACCCACTGCTCGAGCCAGGACCAGCCGTGGGCGGTGTACAGGCGGTAGAGCGATTTGTAGGCCAACAGTGGCGCTACCGCAGGATGATCGATCTCCTGGAGTTCCCATTTTCGGGTGGAGGACAACGAGATCCCGACGCGGGCAAAGGCTTTGATGATGTCGTTGGGTAGGTCGGGCCGGACCCGCACGCCTTCCCCGAAGGCACGCGACACTTCGTCGGCCAGCTCCACCATCCGGCGCGGTTCCATTCCGCCCGAAATACGTTCACCCAGCAGAACGTCGAGCAACTCCCGGTGGACGTGCGCGTGCCAGGGGATCCCGGCTCGGGACATCTCCGTGGCCACCAGCATGCCCGCCGATTCAGCGGCGAGGAGCAGCCGCATTCGCTCCGGATATTCGGTCTCGGACGTGCGGGCCACCTGTCCCGCGTAGACCTCCAGCAGCGCGGTGAACTCGTCCGTGCCGGGTGGTAGCGGCACCGGGCCCGACTCGAACAGGGACGGCTGGGTCTCGGCGGCCCGTACGGGCGCGTCCGGCGGGACAGGCAGATTGTGCAATCGTGCCCAGGAGGCGGCCAACGAGTGGGCCTGTCCCGACTGGCCCTGCTCGTGGCCGATCAGTAGCGCCTCCGCGGCCTCCACGTCGTAACAGCGGTCGACCCGCACACCGGCCGCCAGCAAGTGCCGATAGATCTCGGCAGTCGATCGCCAGACCCACCGATCGACCTCTGGGCGTGAACGCACCGCCTCGGCGAGTGAGGACTCGCACAGCACCGCCCCCGCGGGCCGACCGTCCTGATCGAGTGGACACAGCCGGGCACCGCCCTCGCCAGTTTCCGCCACCGCCCATCTCATGTCCCCGAGTCTTGCAGCGGGCACTGACATCGCTGACACACCCGCCACCGTGGCGGGTTCGAGTCGACTTCGCCCACCTAGGAATTCGGCCGACCCGACAACCAGTGGACAGGAGGCTGAGCCACGCTGACCTACGTTGCTGCGGAATGGGACGCATTCCTTGCGGGCGCGGAGTCAGGCCGGGGTGCACAGCTATCACGAACGGACTCTCGCCGATATTCCGATAGACGGGCGGGCGGTTGTCGTGCGGGTGCGGGTTCGGCGGCTGGCCTGCTCAACACTGAACTGCTGCATCACGTTTCGTGAACAGATGCCTGGGTGTTGTGGAACGTTACCAGCGGCGGACGGTTCGTCTGACTCGGCCGGTGCGGGCGGCGGTGTGGGAGCTGGCCGGACGGGCGGCCGGCGGTGCGGTTGTCCCGCCGAGCCACAGCGGGTTCCGCCGGACATAGTCGACTGGTTACGAGAACTGGTCGA is part of the Nocardia sp. NBC_00565 genome and encodes:
- a CDS encoding polyprenyl synthetase family protein, producing MSDRYDPGAFKARVDAALEQFVGQESDQFLAIDPQLRPVADQIVVATTHGKRMRAAFCYWGWRAAGQPDSDALVRAAAAMELVHAAASVHDDIIDDSPLRHGLPTAHVTLREALRDRPSSKSSARALAMLVGDMLMALGGQLFVASGLPSAYLSRARPLWASLARELIAGECLEILCTGAAPDIAESLKVVRYKTAKYTVEQPLLIGGALAGAHPRLLKAFSAYGLPLGEAFQLRDDLLGLFGDPARTGKANLDDLRTRRPTALLAETWQAADHSQRKQLRRLLNRRDASDDDLHEIRDLMTRVRAPARIEAMITARVEEATSALGGVDVAAHAARALTELAHAATARRH
- a CDS encoding bifunctional 3'-5' exonuclease/DNA polymerase encodes the protein MRWAVAETGEGGARLCPLDQDGRPAGAVLCESSLAEAVRSRPEVDRWVWRSTAEIYRHLLAAGVRVDRCYDVEAAEALLIGHEQGQSGQAHSLAASWARLHNLPVPPDAPVRAAETQPSLFESGPVPLPPGTDEFTALLEVYAGQVARTSETEYPERMRLLLAAESAGMLVATEMSRAGIPWHAHVHRELLDVLLGERISGGMEPRRMVELADEVSRAFGEGVRVRPDLPNDIIKAFARVGISLSSTRKWELQEIDHPAVAPLLAYKSLYRLYTAHGWSWLEQWVHEGRFRPEYLPGGTVTGRWTTNGGGALQIPKVIRQAIRADPGWRLVVADADQMEPRVLAAISRDPGLMEVAGRGEDLYADLAVRAFGGDRAQAKVALLGAIYGQTSGDALTHMAELRRRYPAAVAYVDDAASAGEQGRLVRTWFGRTCSPPAASSDQEQQYSDGYGNTPAARARGRFTRNFVVQGSAADWTLLVLAGLRHAMTRAGLRAELVFFQHDEVIVHCPAEEAATVAEAIATAAETAGRIAFGLTPVRFPFTTAVVECYADAK